One Triticum dicoccoides isolate Atlit2015 ecotype Zavitan chromosome 5B, WEW_v2.0, whole genome shotgun sequence genomic window carries:
- the LOC119310528 gene encoding F-box protein At3g07870-like isoform X2: protein MVSEETKLKKQRDEECIINCLPGELIERIFLKLPVSTLLRCTGVCEQWHKIIRDPQFVTSHLQHAPHYALLFFPQESVSREPHPADAILIDEASSLSTYAVPVIGPDDFLCGSCNGLLCLYTKSSTLKIANLATGEFLHLEKPVKNLRGDHFLFYNFGFHPLTKEYKIAHFLGDFIEGRPCPRNNNRFSVIQVYTLGDEKWRDIKTPEALSLNCVKNSGAVTIDGTLYWLIEDMVASWQHAVMTFDLCGESFAQIQLPATKPEDFAAGGSRRYWIREMDGKVCVATAQTCPSLPRRLVGKLQIWELENKTEQRWIQKYNIQYSPDYIPGPNLVHEDKIILQRRDGNLYSYELLGENFNTKLCKMAKLLDFSPYKPENMQSYICVKSLVRLDVYKKTAIARRPKQREGWELKKWEAWEHELSENERMWSDTHRDEHKETVRAQRYRMMINNLLPHILDDTVRQEISMNINQISPNFPDQQPRPIRRLNWVAQKRDMQNLNARMKKYNTIMKATDEVTSSIISMMGSAIEDQRASSSNAGISSQDLSEGDDVKTLIPESLP, encoded by the exons ATGGTTTCTGAGGAAACCAAACTAAAGAAGCAAAGAGACGAGGAATGCATTATAAACTGTCTCCCAGGAGAACTCATTGAGCGGATATTTTTGAAGCTTCCAGTGAGCACTTTGTTGAGGTGCACTGGTGTTTGCGAGCAATGGCACAAAATCATCCGAGATCCCCAGTTTGTCACATCACACCTCCAGCATGCACCCCATTATGCCCTTCTGTTCTTCCCACAAGAGTCGGTCTCACGCGAGCCCCATCCTGCTGATGCTATCCTGATTGATGAAGCCTCGTCGCTGTCAACGTATGCAGTGCCAGTGATTGGGCCTGATGATTTCCTTTGTGGTTCATGCAATGGGCTTCTTTGCTTATACACAAAGTCATCAACACTCAAGATAGCTAATCTTGCAACCGGTGAATTCCTGCATCTTGAGAAACCTGTAAAGAATTTGAGGGGTGATCACTTCTTGTTCTACAACTTTGGGTTTCACCCATTGACAAAAGAATACAAGATTGCACACTTCCTTGGTGATTTCATCGAGGGTCGCCCTTGCCCCCGTAATAATAACAGATTCAGCGTCATTCAAGTTTACACGCTTGGTGATGAGAAATGGAGGGATATCAAAACTCCAGAAGCCCTAAGCTTAAACTGTGTAAAAAACTCTGGAGCGGTCACTATTGACGGAACACTGTATTGGCTAATTGAAGACATGGTAGCCAGCTGGCAGCATGCAGTTATGACCTTCGATCTCTGTGGAGAAAGTTTTGCACAGATACAACTGCCAGCAACTAAACCTGAAGATTTTGCTGCTGGTGGTTCTCGTCGGTACTGGATCAGAGAGATGGATGGCAAGGTATGTGTAGCGACTGCTCAAACCTGTCCTTCTCTGCCCAGAAGGCTTGTTGGTAAGCTGCAGATCTGGGAACTTGAGAACAAAACAGAGCAAAGGTGGATCCAGAAGTACAATATTCAGTACTCGCCAGATTACATTCCGGGTCCAAATTTGGTTCATGAGGATAAGATCATACTGCAACGTCGTGACGGCAACCTATATTCCTATGAGTTGCTCGGGGAGAACTTCAATACTAAACTGTGTAAGATGGCAAAGCTGTTAGATTTCAGTCCCTACAAGCCTGAGAACATGCAATCCTATATCTGTGTGAAGTCACTTGTACGTTTAGATGTATACAAGAAGACTGCCATTGCGCGTAGGCCAAAACAGCGGGAAGGCTGGGAATTGAAGAAGTGGGAGGCGTGGGAGCATGAGCTCTCTGAGAATGAAAGAATGTGGAGCGACACTCACCGAGATGAGCACAAGGAAACT GTCCGTGCGCAACGCTATCGCATGATGATCAATAATCTGCTGCCGCATATATTGGATGATACGGTTCGACAGGAAATCAGCATGAACATcaatcaaatatctccaaactttcCAGATCAG CAGCCAAGGCCCATCCGGCGGCTTAATTGGGTGGCGCAGAAGCGGGATATGCAAAATTTAAATGCTCGTATGAAGAAATATAATACTATTATGAAG GCTACGGATGAGGTAACAAGTAGTATCATTAGTATGATGGGTAGTGCTATAGAAGATCAG CGTGCTTCGAGTTCAAATGCTGGCATTTCTTCTCAAGATCTCAGTGAGGGCGATGATGTGAAGACTTTGATACCTGAGAGCCTACCGTGA
- the LOC119310528 gene encoding F-box protein At3g07870-like isoform X1 produces MVSEETKLKKQRDEECIINCLPGELIERIFLKLPVSTLLRCTGVCEQWHKIIRDPQFVTSHLQHAPHYALLFFPQESVSREPHPADAILIDEASSLSTYAVPVIGPDDFLCGSCNGLLCLYTKSSTLKIANLATGEFLHLEKPVKNLRGDHFLFYNFGFHPLTKEYKIAHFLGDFIEGRPCPRNNNRFSVIQVYTLGDEKWRDIKTPEALSLNCVKNSGAVTIDGTLYWLIEDMVASWQHAVMTFDLCGESFAQIQLPATKPEDFAAGGSRRYWIREMDGKVCVATAQTCPSLPRRLVGKLQIWELENKTEQRWIQKYNIQYSPDYIPGPNLVHEDKIILQRRDGNLYSYELLGENFNTKLCKMAKLLDFSPYKPENMQSYICVKSLVRLDVYKKTAIARRPKQREGWELKKWEAWEHELSENERMWSDTHRDEHKETVRAQRYRMMINNLLPHILDDTVRQEISMNINQISPNFPDQQPRPIRRLNWVAQKRDMQNLNARMKKYNTIMKATDEVTSSIISMMGSAIEDQKRASSSNAGISSQDLSEGDDVKTLIPESLP; encoded by the exons ATGGTTTCTGAGGAAACCAAACTAAAGAAGCAAAGAGACGAGGAATGCATTATAAACTGTCTCCCAGGAGAACTCATTGAGCGGATATTTTTGAAGCTTCCAGTGAGCACTTTGTTGAGGTGCACTGGTGTTTGCGAGCAATGGCACAAAATCATCCGAGATCCCCAGTTTGTCACATCACACCTCCAGCATGCACCCCATTATGCCCTTCTGTTCTTCCCACAAGAGTCGGTCTCACGCGAGCCCCATCCTGCTGATGCTATCCTGATTGATGAAGCCTCGTCGCTGTCAACGTATGCAGTGCCAGTGATTGGGCCTGATGATTTCCTTTGTGGTTCATGCAATGGGCTTCTTTGCTTATACACAAAGTCATCAACACTCAAGATAGCTAATCTTGCAACCGGTGAATTCCTGCATCTTGAGAAACCTGTAAAGAATTTGAGGGGTGATCACTTCTTGTTCTACAACTTTGGGTTTCACCCATTGACAAAAGAATACAAGATTGCACACTTCCTTGGTGATTTCATCGAGGGTCGCCCTTGCCCCCGTAATAATAACAGATTCAGCGTCATTCAAGTTTACACGCTTGGTGATGAGAAATGGAGGGATATCAAAACTCCAGAAGCCCTAAGCTTAAACTGTGTAAAAAACTCTGGAGCGGTCACTATTGACGGAACACTGTATTGGCTAATTGAAGACATGGTAGCCAGCTGGCAGCATGCAGTTATGACCTTCGATCTCTGTGGAGAAAGTTTTGCACAGATACAACTGCCAGCAACTAAACCTGAAGATTTTGCTGCTGGTGGTTCTCGTCGGTACTGGATCAGAGAGATGGATGGCAAGGTATGTGTAGCGACTGCTCAAACCTGTCCTTCTCTGCCCAGAAGGCTTGTTGGTAAGCTGCAGATCTGGGAACTTGAGAACAAAACAGAGCAAAGGTGGATCCAGAAGTACAATATTCAGTACTCGCCAGATTACATTCCGGGTCCAAATTTGGTTCATGAGGATAAGATCATACTGCAACGTCGTGACGGCAACCTATATTCCTATGAGTTGCTCGGGGAGAACTTCAATACTAAACTGTGTAAGATGGCAAAGCTGTTAGATTTCAGTCCCTACAAGCCTGAGAACATGCAATCCTATATCTGTGTGAAGTCACTTGTACGTTTAGATGTATACAAGAAGACTGCCATTGCGCGTAGGCCAAAACAGCGGGAAGGCTGGGAATTGAAGAAGTGGGAGGCGTGGGAGCATGAGCTCTCTGAGAATGAAAGAATGTGGAGCGACACTCACCGAGATGAGCACAAGGAAACT GTCCGTGCGCAACGCTATCGCATGATGATCAATAATCTGCTGCCGCATATATTGGATGATACGGTTCGACAGGAAATCAGCATGAACATcaatcaaatatctccaaactttcCAGATCAG CAGCCAAGGCCCATCCGGCGGCTTAATTGGGTGGCGCAGAAGCGGGATATGCAAAATTTAAATGCTCGTATGAAGAAATATAATACTATTATGAAG GCTACGGATGAGGTAACAAGTAGTATCATTAGTATGATGGGTAGTGCTATAGAAGATCAG AAGCGTGCTTCGAGTTCAAATGCTGGCATTTCTTCTCAAGATCTCAGTGAGGGCGATGATGTGAAGACTTTGATACCTGAGAGCCTACCGTGA